A stretch of DNA from Halobacillus litoralis:
CGATAAACGTTGGCCAATCAATTAATTTTGTTTTCAAATGACATACATCCTTTCTACTTCTTCCTTCATTAGTTTGTTCTGCATGAGGTAAATCATTCAACTTTGGGGGTATGTACGGAGAAAAACACGAGCTTCATTCTAACAAGTGTAAAGACAGAAGGCAAATGCGTATGTATGTTTTATACCCTATCCAGGAGAAAAGTAACGCCATCTTTGTCGTTAATTGACAAAAAGTAAAGAAAAGTGGAAAGTAAAAAGAAAGAAACCGTAGAGATGAGGTGGGAAAATCGTGTCCGAACAGAAGAAAAAGTGGGATGATCGTCTTAATCCTTTATATTTCCCACTCTTTACAGCCATTCCAGCGGAAAGTTGGCTTACACTCAAGCCCTCTCCCTTTTCCGGCGTTGAAGTAACCTTATATATTATTGGTGTACTTTTTTTAATATTTGCAGGAGCCGTTGAAACAAACAGTGAGGAAGGAAAACACAGAACCATTGGTTACATTTACTTATTGTCCGCGTTGATATTCGGAAGTATTGGGCTGTTCAAATGGCTCACTTAATTTTTAAATAAAAAACAACCAGGGAAGAATCATAGGGATCAAAATGATAATGGTAACAATTAGCCAAGCACTTGAATTTTCACTTGTCAGTTGTTTGCGATAAGACATCCCCCAAGCTAAAAATAACAGTACCGTCATCATAATGCTTCGCAAATGGAATTCCCCGTCTTTATTGTTCATGAAAATATATACAGCACCTTCGGCTAAAATCAAAATCCCGACGATGATATTAAAAATATGCGTAAACCATTTATTCATGGATCACAGACCTCCTTACATCCTCTATTATCTTTATCCTTTCCAAGTATATTACAACCTCATCCATAAGGAAAAGAACAAAACAACCATGTAGAATAACCCCTCCACTATCCTCTCACTAACTTTATTCAACAATATGGCAGGATTGCGCAAGACTTGATTTCGAGAGGTTCTGGGTTCGTTATCTGGTTAAGCGTCAGGGGGTGGCTGGGAATCTACTCGCTTTCCTGTGGGGGAGTGGCGAGCTTCCTCGGACTTCGTCCTCCGGGATCTCGCCTATCTCCTTTCTCCCACGGGAGTCTCGCAGCTTCCCAACCACCCCATTTGAAGATGAGAGAAACGAACCCTCATCGACGTATAGAGCGTCTCCTCATAACCACTGATTTAACGATGAAAAGCGGTCTATAAGGTTCTCATAAACGGTATTCCTGAGCTTGGATGTTTACATGGCTTAAGCTCCTTTATACTGAAGAGCTGCTCATCCAGGAGCGTGTTTCGAGAGTCTAATATGTCCGGGGGCGGAGGAGAATGGCGAGACTCCTGCGGGAAAGAAGTGCATGGTGAGACCCCGCAGGACGCAGTCCGAGGAGGCTCACCGCGCTCCCGCGGAAAGCGAGCTATTCCCCGCAGCCCCATCCACTCAACTAAGTCTCGAAGCGGAGCCTTCCAAAATAGGGAGCTATTGTGGAGGATGGAGAAATAAAAAAACCGGTTGGAATGGGGTTCCAACCGGTTAGAGTGTTTCAATTAATCCTTTAAGATCCTGAGTCATTTCATACATGGTCCCACTTTCACGAAGAATCTTCCAATAACCTTCGTAGAAATACACTTCCAATAAGGTATTTCCCTCGCACGAAAGCTTAAGTGCCCCTTCCACTTCTGAGGCTGTAGACACTCCCTGCCTAGGGGGGCTGTTCTTCATTGCTTCCAGAAACTTGCGCACTTCCTTTTCCTTCTCTAGTTTGTATGCTCTTCTTTCAGTTTCTAAATCGTAGTATGTGATTGTGACAGGCCTTTCATATTCAGTCCAATGATAGGGAGTTATATGATCTTGGTTGAACGCTACAGGATTGAAGAAATACCTTTGATCGATGTATATGTAGGCACAAAACACGACAATGATAAGTCCACCAAAAACGAACAATTTTTTTCCCATTCTTCCACCTCTTCAAAATCCATCCTCGTGCATCTACATTTTATACGAATAAAAAGAGGTGTTGGTTTCATTTTTTTCAAAATACTTCCTGTTTAAAAAAAGAAAAAGGCGGAGTCAGTTCTCCGCCTTTTTCTATCTTATAATTTAGGATAACCTAAAACTGTTTTTACTTCTAAATATTCTTCAATCCCATAATCACCCCATTCTCTTCCTATACCAGACTGTTTATATCCACCAAATGGTGCGGCGAAGTCTGCTTCTGCATCATTGATCTTTACTCTTCCCGCTCGGATACTGGAGGCAACCTTCGCGAGTGTCTGTTCATCTTCCCCGAACACATACCCTGCAAGACCATATTTAACATCATTGGAAATTTCAATGGCTTCTTCTATCGTGTCATAGGTAATCAAGCAGGTGACCGGGCCGAATATCTCCTCTTGGGCGATGACCATATCATTATTCACATCTGTGAACACTGTAGGTTTGGCATAATATCCTTTGTCTAATCCTTCAGGCTTCCCTGTTCCTCCTACAAGAAGTGTAGCCCCTTCTTCTTGCCCTTTTTCAATATATGATTGAACGGTGTCCCACTGTTTTTTTGAAACTAATGGACCGATATGGTTATCTCCTTGAGGATCGCCGACAGGGAATTCTGGAAGCACTTTTTTAATAGCCTCTTCAAATGAGTCTTTCATAGAAGAAGGCACTAGTACTCTTGTGGCAGCTGAACAAACCTGGCCACTATTTGTAGCAATGTGACTGACAGCAGCACGAGCCGCTTTTTCAACATCAGCATCTTCAAGCACTACTAATGGAGATTTCCCTCCCAGTTCAAGTGCGACGTTAGCGATGCGTTCAGATGCATTCTGCATGATTTTTTGACCTACAGCACCAGAGCCCGTAAATGATACAAAATCGATATCTGGATGAGAGCTGATGCCATCACCAATAACTGAACCCGATCCATTCACTAAGTTGAAAGCTCCTTTGGGTACACCGACCTTATCAAAGATTTCAGTTAATATGATGGCCGCAAAAGGTGTCAACTCTGCCGGTTTCGCAACCACGGGACTTCCCGCAGCAAACGCACTGGCGATTTTAGTTGAAATTTGGTTTGTTGGGAAATTCCATGGGGTGATCAAGCCACTGACGCCCACCGAATCCTTCATGACCGTATGGCCTCCGCGATCTTCAATAAATGAAAAATCTCTTAACGATTCTGCCGCTTGTGAAAAATGATTATATCCCATCATATAATGAATGTTTTCAGAAATGGATTTGGGTGAACCCAATTCTTCCGTAATCGTCTCAATAATTTCTTCTTTACGGTTCTCATATTCAGCAGCTATGTTTTCGAGCATTTTAATTCTTTCTTCTTTAGAGGTTTGAGAGAAGGATGGAAAAGCATCCCGTGCCGCCTGCACCGCCTTATCCAAATCCTCTTTCGTTCCAAGACTAATGGTACCGATGACTTCTTCTGTTGCAGG
This window harbors:
- a CDS encoding aldehyde dehydrogenase family protein — translated: MRNYLKHYINGEWVESTGNETEDVINPATEEVIGTISLGTKEDLDKAVQAARDAFPSFSQTSKEERIKMLENIAAEYENRKEEIIETITEELGSPKSISENIHYMMGYNHFSQAAESLRDFSFIEDRGGHTVMKDSVGVSGLITPWNFPTNQISTKIASAFAAGSPVVAKPAELTPFAAIILTEIFDKVGVPKGAFNLVNGSGSVIGDGISSHPDIDFVSFTGSGAVGQKIMQNASERIANVALELGGKSPLVVLEDADVEKAARAAVSHIATNSGQVCSAATRVLVPSSMKDSFEEAIKKVLPEFPVGDPQGDNHIGPLVSKKQWDTVQSYIEKGQEEGATLLVGGTGKPEGLDKGYYAKPTVFTDVNNDMVIAQEEIFGPVTCLITYDTIEEAIEISNDVKYGLAGYVFGEDEQTLAKVASSIRAGRVKINDAEADFAAPFGGYKQSGIGREWGDYGIEEYLEVKTVLGYPKL